One Dioscorea cayenensis subsp. rotundata cultivar TDr96_F1 chromosome 19, TDr96_F1_v2_PseudoChromosome.rev07_lg8_w22 25.fasta, whole genome shotgun sequence genomic window, acGCACAATCTCCTCCAAtcacggcatgtctatgctaggtaggTATTTCTACTTGTCGCAAATCACATCATACATGAGAACTAGGGCTTTTGCCTTGTTAGCAATTGATAGGGATACAAGTATACGTGccgatcgcgtaataaagtgtacTAAGTGCAAAGTGTCGGTCTATAGTGAAGAAattgaatactagtaataattctaaacttgaaaaatagcctaaatgatCAAATGTTGTGTGTGTAaacaaaagcaagcaaatataagaaaatacgaaaaataataggagagaagtcaaggaagaaagaaaTGTCCAAGCATtacatccctctagggttataaacTACAGGATAAAGGTTGTTTAAACATGTAATCGTATTTGAACCAAAAGGTTTcgagaattatactaaaccctgatttctcaggagaagagtaactgaataggtgtagAGTTGATACatacatccacacaatcgcattaacactctatgaaaccttgtTGTGGGCTAATGGCAAtctcttaaatagataatctcccccaaagagagagattacctaTAATCCAAATATAGAGCgaaaatgcgatttctcctaaaatccacttcacatgattgcaaagagtacagagattatcactaacctACTATGAAGGATTGCTggagacaaagtctccaaagtatcctaaccagaggtgtactCTCAAATTGCTGCAAGTTAATGCCAGGTGGGAGTTTCTTCTCATTACGTAGCAATACCaaatatgatagctagggctttcgtcTCTTTAACAACCAAGCATTTAATCatacaattagactcaaatagaaatgattgcaattaggaaaacaattaaagcatcaaagatctaaCAACTAATGTTaaaagtataaaccctagagtttaactatacCCAAacttctacaaattagcccttcattactggagggcaagcatccaagatacaaataataggaggaaacatGAAATTCATGAAAACCTTCTTCTCAATCGTACTAATGAAGAATTGCCGGGGAAGCCCTAAGGAAGCTTCAACGCACGCTGCCAAGGTAAGTTTGACGGCTACGAcctccaatccccttgaatgcgGATCTAAATCTCCCATCAAATCACCCTTTAAGTGCTGGAAATCATCTCCTTGCTTCCCTAACTCTGCCTCTAAGAATTgctataaagaaaaatcaagaatgccctaaaaatcctcatcagttctgtttatacccgactgcttacGAGTTGCTTACGAGTGTAAGGACGTAGCTATAAGGGAGCTTGAGAAGATACTCGCGAGCCTTACGGGACCACTTACGGCTGTAAATCAagtccgtaaggtcttctgtttgtgttactGTCCAACTTACGGCCTTAAGCACTGAACCGTAAACTTCACTGTATTGATTCTTGCGACTGCCCTTACGAGCGTATGTTGTGGTCATAAACCCCTCTGGATTgtccttacgggcgtaagcctTACTCATAAGGTTCTCTAATTTGACTCTGAGTCCCCCCTTACGGGTATAAGCATGCCACcaaggttctctggaatctacttacggtcgtaagttaCCCATAAAATACCCAGTTATGTcttgtccttattcaaatgatgccgagagagctctaACTTTATTGTTTGAGGtatgaaatgcttcttttggctatCTCTCATCTTAAACTGTTGTCCTAAGCCTGAGAATGTAAAACACACTATAcatagcatcgaattccacaatatgactCTAATTCATCCCAAATGAGTatacaaagtgatataaaatatatgaatattgtacactcatcagcaATTAAGCCATACAAACCACGCAAttggattaaaaaaacatggtgtgtaattaagaaacaattaaatcaataagatccacaactaatgtcaaatataataaaaccctagagttcaactatgcccgaacatctacaaaattaaccctccattaatggaggacaagcatctaaacaacaagacataaaagaataaatgtagacatgaaaacccccttctcaatcatgccGGAAATTGATTGTCGGAGAATGCCCAAGGACCTTCCATGATCGAAGCCAATCTAATCTTGATGGCTACaatccttcttctccaagataGATGAGTTGAATCTCTCTCTAAAATTGCCTCCAAAGCCCTCGAGTTTCGCCCCTTTTCTTCCTCTTAGCCTCTCCTTcaaatagaacaaaagatgccTCTGTGACGCTTACCAGCTGCTTACGGACATACGCATGTGGCCGTAAGGAGCTAGGGATGATGGGTCGCAAGCCTTATAGGAttacttatggccgtaagtcccGTCCTTAAGGTATTTTGTCTTGTGTTACGATCCAGATTACCACCATAAACACTGGACTGTAAACTTCTTTGCACGCCTCTTGTGACTGCCCTTATAGGCGTAAGCTCTGCTTGTACGCTCTTATTGATGTTCATTATGGTCAGGCTTACGGGCATAAATCTTGCTCGTAAGTCCCTTTGAATAATTTTATGctcctccttacgggcataagcataccggcaaggttctctggaagatacttacagccgtaagcacAGCTTTAAGGTGCCCGTAAGTAGATCTGTTTGACTTGTCCTTCTTTgattgatgccgagagagctccctCTTCATCATTTTGACTCTAGAATATTTTTTTGGCTCTCTCGAGCTCGTCTTTAAGCATTACTctgagaatgcaaaacacaccACGTTTAACAtcgaatttcaaaatataactctaatacatacctaatgagtgtacaaaatgatataaaataatgaacaattgCACACTCATCAactttattttagatatttggAATAAATattctttaacttttttttattaattaattgttggTGAAATATACACAATAAGCTAAGGATTTATCAAAAAGTAACTCCAAGCAATATGTATGTAATATCTTATATATCCACAATTATCCTCCAAAATGGAATAacaatgtatataattttttttttgaaaaaactttattaattaaattatataattattaattaatattttatttcttagttAATATTGATCATTAATCAagctaataaaattttgaaataaattatttgttagtttaatgtcaatgaaataaaaaaaacacataataatttatattagttaaaatatttatttttgataaattgaataaattataaattcattaaaaaacacAGCACAACAAGATTAAaagtataaaatcaataatttacAATAGCACATAATAGTCAAGAACCACTAAAAATTAGCGGGCCAACAACATTAGGATCTCATTTGGGTCATGCTCATGTCGAGAAAAAAGCCATGTTAATTGATTACTCCTCGCCGCAGCAAACGATCCACCTAATTATATTAAGTACCACGCCATCTCACAAAACATCTTATTTTCGTAGGACCTCCTCAACCAGTTTATCCACATTCAAGAAAGATGAACCACCTTCTCTAACTGCTCTAAATGCGCACTCCTTCCACTCCAATGCCTTCTCTTTCATCTCCTTCCCCTTCTTTCCACTCATCAACTCCTTGATCAAAGATGCAACCTTCTCTCTATTCACATCATGTTCAATCTCCAATCCAATCCCCCATTCTTTGCAAACATAGTGACAATTCGTTGTTTGATCCCCATAATGAGGCCAGCATAACATGGGCAGGCCTACACTTATGCTCTCCATTGTTGAATTCCATCCACTGTGTGTTAAGAACCCTGCTATTGATGGGTGGGATAACACCTTCTCTTGTCGACACCAACTGGTTATCAATCCTCTCTCATTCATGATCTCTCTCAAGATCTCTTCAGGGAGAACAACATCACTCTCTTGATCACCCTTAATAAGGCCTTGTCTGATGATCCACAAGAAGTCATGCTCACTGTATACCAATCCCCATGCAAACTCTATCAGTTGATCATTTGTTAGCTCTGCAAAGCTTCCAAAGCTCACATAAATGACAGAGTTTGGTTGCTTCCCATCCAACCATTCTAAACAATTCATGTCCTCTTTCCAGAAGCTTGAGCAATGGTCAGAGATCAAGGATAATGGCCCTACTGTGTAGATGGGTGGAAGCATCTTCGCCATGGCTTTCAAAACATTGCCTTCTAGTTCGTCGAATGTGTTGATGATGATGGCTGAGGTCTGAAAAACCTTCTGGAATGCATGGTTCATGAAGTTCAGAGGAATGTCATTTGGATCAGTTGTTCTGATCATACTTGGTAGATCCCTTAGATTTATATTCTTCATTCCTGGTATCCACTCAATAGGAATGTCTAGGTATCCATTGCTAGCATCACTTTCACCTGcaaaatattcatataaatatatcatgcatgttttgcatatatatttatataagaaggaaaaattaaacatcTAACTTTGGTTACTTTTGAGAGGGGCAAGTTCTTGTTCAATGAGTTGTTTGAAATGGAGAAATCCCATGAAACTAAAAGCACCAAGAGAGCTGAAAGTCACATGAGGAAGGTGAAACTCAGCTGCAGCTTCATAGGTGAAGGCAAAGACGATATCGGAGATGATGCAAGTGACCGGGGGGACGCCGGAGGATGGATCATTAAGCTTCAACATGAGTGATCGGAAAGCAATCAAGTTCTTATTATCATATGAAGCAAGGGAGAAGGgccttttcatttctttatcttcttcaaTGGTTTGGATATAGAAGTCATGAGAGCCATGGAGGGAAGAGTGATCTCCAGAAGTTTCAAGCATGGTAGAGTAAGACCATCTCCAACCTTACACCCAAATCCTAAATTTGGGGTGGGATTTGGGTGTAGAGTACTCCAACCCACACCCAAATCCCACCCCAAATTTGGGTTTTGCAATAGtgcaaccccaaatttggggtcacaCTATtgcaaccccaaatttggggtcccatattattttttattttttaattatat contains:
- the LOC120283323 gene encoding 7-deoxyloganetin glucosyltransferase-like, yielding MKNINLRDLPSMIRTTDPNDIPLNFMNHAFQKVFQTSAIIINTFDELEGNVLKAMAKMLPPIYTVGPLSLISDHCSSFWKEDMNCLEWLDGKQPNSVIYVSFGSFAELTNDQLIEFAWGLVYSEHDFLWIIRQGLIKGDQESDVVLPEEILREIMNERGLITSWCRQEKVLSHPSIAGFLTHSGWNSTMESISVGLPMLCWPHYGDQTTNCHYVCKEWGIGLEIEHDVNREKVASLIKELMSGKKGKEMKEKALEWKECAFRAVREGGSSFLNVDKLVEEVLRK